A window of Abditibacteriota bacterium genomic DNA:
CCGACTGCTGCTTGTAGAGGATGCTGGCTATCTCGTAGCTGGCCTTCTCCAGCTCGTCGGTGGCGGCGTTGATGGAGGTCGGATCGTCGGGGCTGGTCTCCAGGAGCTGCTTCAGGCTGTCGATCCTGGCCTGCAGTCTGCCCTTGGCATCCTCGGGAGCCTTGTCGCCCACGTCCTTGATGAGCTTTTCGGTCTGATAGATCATCTGGTCGGCCTTGTTCTTGGCCTCGGCGTTCTCTCTGGCCTTCTTGGCTTCCTCGGCGTGAGACTCGGCTTCCTGCATCATCTTCTGGATCTCTTCGTCGGACAGGCGGGTGGAGCCGGATATGGTGATGGTCTGGCTCTTGCCGGTGCCCAGATCCTTGGCGGACACGTTCACTATACCGTTGGCGTCTATGTCAAAGGATACCTCGATCTGAGGTACGCCTCTGGGGGCCACGGGGATGCCGCTGAGCTGGAAGGTGCCCAGAGAATGGTTGTACTGAGCCATTTCCGACTCGCCCTGGAGCACGTTGATGGACACCTCTGTCTGACCGTCGGCCGCAGTGGTGTAGGTCTTGCTCTTGCGGGTAGGGATGGTGGTGTTGCGCTCGATGAGCTTGTCGGTGATGCCGCCCAGGACCTCGACGCCCAGGGTAAGGGGAGTCACGTCCAGCAGTACCACGTCGGTGACCTCGCCGCCCAGCACGCCGGCCTGGATGGCGGCGCCTACGGCCACGACCTCATCGGGGTTCACGCTTCTGTTGGGCTCCTTGTTGGTGAAGGACTTGACCAGCTCCTGCACCATGGGCATTCTGGTGGAGCCGCCCACGAGGATGACTTCGCTGAGGTCGCTGGTCTTGATCTTGGCGTCCTCGATGGCCTTCTTGAAGGGGACCTCGCAGCGCTTCAGGAGGTCGCTGGTGATCTCTTCGAACTTGGCCCGGGTGATGCTCATCTCCAGGTGCTTGGGGCCGGAGGCGTCGGCCGTGATGTAGGGCAGGTTCACGTTGGTGGTCACCATGGTGGACAGCTCGATCTTGGCCTTTTCGGCAGCCTCTCTGACTCTCTGCAGGG
This region includes:
- the dnaK gene encoding molecular chaperone DnaK; its protein translation is MAKTVGIDLGTTNSVVAVMEGGEPTVIANSEGARTTPSVVAFKGNERLVGVTAKRQAVLNPDHTVSSIKRHMGENYDTVIDGKKYTPEEISSMILQKLKADAEAYLGEEVTKAVITVPAYFNDAERTATKNAGEIAGLEVLRIINEPTAASLAYGLDKKNNETILIFDLGGGTFDVSVLEVGDGVFEVLSTSGDVHLGGDDWDERLVQYICDEYLRTNGIDLKKDKQALQRVREAAEKAKIELSTMVTTNVNLPYITADASGPKHLEMSITRAKFEEITSDLLKRCEVPFKKAIEDAKIKTSDLSEVILVGGSTRMPMVQELVKSFTNKEPNRSVNPDEVVAVGAAIQAGVLGGEVTDVVLLDVTPLTLGVEVLGGITDKLIERNTTIPTRKSKTYTTAADGQTEVSINVLQGESEMAQYNHSLGTFQLSGIPVAPRGVPQIEVSFDIDANGIVNVSAKDLGTGKSQTITISGSTRLSDEEIQKMMQEAESHAEEAKKARENAEAKNKADQMIYQTEKLIKDVGDKAPEDAKGRLQARIDSLKQLLETSPDDPTSINAATDELEKASYEIASILYKQQSGGQAGAQTGGAYSEGPQVNVPSEDDVVEAEFKEE